A stretch of Brassica napus cultivar Da-Ae chromosome C6, Da-Ae, whole genome shotgun sequence DNA encodes these proteins:
- the BNACNNG07780D gene encoding uncharacterized protein BNACNNG07780D, whose protein sequence is MGGVCFTELWSPEKPSDLSCESKPHTRRMSFACLVCHSVESPSHSFRSYSVSSSDNEGRCSVIASCLTRKSLIQAARSNTFPASSSKVTPQPNFQAGDLMITQRASPRLVRSRAGRRDWNFNEIEAGP, encoded by the exons ATGGGTGGAGTTTGCTTTACTGAACTTTG GAGTCCTGAAAAACCAAGTGATCTTTCTTGTGAATCAAAGCCGCACACAAGAAGGATGAGCTTTGCGTGCCTTGTGTGTCACAGTGTAGAGAGCCCGTCCCACTCGTTTAGAAGCTACTCTGTATCTAGCTCAGACAACGAAGGAAGATGCTCCGTGATTGCTAGCTGCCTCACTAGAAAATCACTCATTCAAGCTGCAAGATCCAACACTTTCCCTGCATCTTCCTCAAAGGTAACACCACAGCCAAATTTCCAGGCAGGTGATCTGATGATAACACAAAGAGCTTCGCCACGGTTAGTGCGAAGCCGTGCAGGGAGAAGAGACTGGAACTTCAACGAAATCGAGGCAGGGCCTTAA
- the LOC106432270 gene encoding angio-associated migratory cell protein-like — protein MSNRDMNNPAMEEEDEGDVFLGESDVLHEIDVDGEDLPDAYDEDDNDNDNEDEVFDENDDSVHTFTGHKGELYALTCSPLDPTLVATGGGDDKAFLWKIGNGDWAAELPAHKDSVSSLAFSYDGQLLASGGLDGVVQIFDASSGTLKCVLDGPGSGIEWVKWHPRGHIVLAGSEDCSMWMWNADKEAYLNMFSGHNQSVTCGDFTPEGKLICTGSDDGSLIVWNPKTCESIHVVKGHPYHTEGLICLDINSNSSLAISGSKDGSVHIVNIVTGKVVSSLSSHTESVECVKFSPSSATIPMAATGGMDKKLVIWDLQHSTPRFICEHAEGVTCVSWIGTSKYLATGCADGTVSVWDSLLGNCVHTFHGHQDAVQSISVSANTEFIVSVSVDHTARVYDTSEFQNKME, from the exons ATGAGTAACAGGGATATGAATAATCCAGCaatggaagaagaagacgagggAGACGTTTTCCTCGGTGAATCCGATGTCCTCCATGAAATCGATGTCGACGGAGAAg ATCTTCCTGACGCATATGATGAAGATGATAATGACAACGACAATGAGGATGAAGTGTTTG ATGAAAACGATGACTCAGTTCACACATTCACCGGTCACAAAG GTGAGCTTTATGCATTGACATGTAGCCCTCTAGACCCCACCCTTGTAGCAACCGGAGGCGGAGATGACAAAGCCTTCCTCTGGAAAATCGGCAACGGAGATTGGGCTGCTGAGCTTCCCGCTCACAAAGACTCTGTTTCTTCTCTAGCTTTTAGCTACGACGGACAGTTACTTGCCTCTGGAGGGTTGGACGGTGTCGTTCAGATCTTTGATGCATCCTCAGGGACTTTGAAATGTGTTTTAGACGGTCCTGGTAGTGGCATCGAG TGGGTGAAGTGGCATCCGAGAGGACACATTGTGTTGGCTGGTTCAGAAGATTGTTCTATGTGGATGTGGAATGCTGATAAAGAGGCTTACCTCAATATGTTCTCTGGTCACAATCAGAGTGTCACTTGCGGTGACTTTACTCCTGAAGGTAAACTAATCTGTACCGGCTCTGATGATGGTAGTTTGATTGTGTGGAACCCGAAGACTTGTGAAAGCATTCATGTGGTTAAAG GTCATCCGTATCATACGGAAGGGTTGATATGCTTGGACATTAACTCCAACTCCAGTCTCGCTATCAGTGGCTCAAAAGACGGTTCTGTTCACATTGTCAATATAGTCACTGGAAAG GTTGTGAGCTCTCTGAGTTCTCATACAGAGTCAGTTGAATGCGTGAAGTTTTCACCAAGCTCCGCAACTATCCCTATGGCTGCAACAGGTGGGATGGACAAGAAGCTTGTAATCTGGGATCTGCAACACTCAACTCCTAGGTTCATCTGCGAGCACGCG GAAGGTGTGACATGCGTAAGTTGGATAGGAACCTCAAAGTACTTAGCCACAGGCTGTGCTGATGGTACAGTGAGCGTTTGGGACAGCTTATTAGGCAACTGCGTCCACACCTTCCATGGCCACCAGGATGCGGTCCAGTCCATCTCAGTTTCCGCCAACACCGAGTTCATTGTGTCGGTCTCTGTTGATCACACTGCTCGTGTCTATGACACATCTGAGTTCCAAAACAAAATGGAATAG
- the LOC106432272 gene encoding somatic embryogenesis receptor kinase 1 codes for METIHVAFILLSLILLPNHASANLEGDALHTLRVTLVDPNNVLQSWDPTLVNPCTWFHVTCNNENSVIRVDLGNAELSGHLVPELGVLKNLQYLELYSNNITGPIPSNLGNLTNLVSLDLYLNSFTGPIPESLGKLSKLRFLRLNNNTLTGSIPMSLTNITTLQVLDLSNNQLSGSVPDNGSFSLFTPISFANNLDLCGPVTSHPCPGSPPFSPPPPFIPPPPVSTPSGYGITGAIAGGVAAGAALLFAAPAIAFAWWRRRKPHDIFFDVPAEEDPEVHLGQLKRFSLRELQVASDGFSNKNILGRGGFGKVYKGRLADGTLVAVKRLKEERTPGGELQFQTEVEMISMAVHRNLLRLRGFCMTPTERLLVYPYMANGSVASCLRERPPSQPPLDWPTRKRIALGSARGLSYLHDHCDPKIIHRDVKAANILLDEDFEAVVGDFGLAKLMDYKDTHVTTAVRGTIGHIAPEYLSTGKSSEKTDVFGYGIMLLELITGQRAFDLARLANDDDVMLLDWVKGLLKEKKLEMLVDPDLQTNYEERELEQVIQVALLCTQGSPMERPKMSEVVRMLEGDGLAERWDEWQKVEILREDVDLSPNLHSDWIVDSTYNLHAVELSGPR; via the exons ATGGAGACGATTCATGTCGCTTTTATCTTGCTTTCTCTCATCTTACTGCCCAATCATGCCTCTGCTAATCTTGAAG GTGATGCATTGCATACTCTGAGGGTGACTTTAGTTGATCCCAACAATGTCTTGCAGAGCTGGGATCCTACCCTTGTCAATCCTTGCACTTGGTTCCATGTAACTTGCAACAACGAGAACAGCGTCATAAGAGT TGACTTAGGGAATGCAGAGTTGTCTGGTCATTTAGTTCCGGAGCTTGGTGTGCTCAAGAACTTGCAGTACTT GGAGCTTTACAGTAACAACATAACTGGCCCTATCCCTAGTAATCTCGGAAACCTGACGAACTTGGTGAGCTTGGATCTCTACTTAAACAGCTTCACCGGTCCCATTCCAGAATCATTGGGAAAACTTTCAAAGCTTAGGTTTCT GCGGCTTAACAACAACACTCTCACTGGCTCTATTCCCATGTCACTGACCAATATCACCACCCTTCAAGTCTT GGATCTATCTAATAACCAACTCTCTGGTTCGGTTCCTGACAATGGCTCCTTCTCACTCTTCACGCCCATCAG TTTTGCTAATAACTTAGACCTCTGTGGACCTGTTACAAGTCACCCATGTCCTGGATCTCCCCCGTTCTCTCCTCCGCCGCCTTTTATTCCACCTCCTCCAGTTTCCACCCCGA GTGGGTATGGTATAACTGGAGCAATAGCAGGTGGAGTTGCTGCAGGTGCTGCTTTGCTTTTCGCTGCTCCTGCAATAGCCTTTGCTTGGTGGCGTCGAAGAAAGCCACATGATATCTTCTTCGACGTGCCTG CCGAAGAGGATCCGGAGGTTCATCTGGGACAGCTCAAGAGATTTTCTCTGCGAGAGCTACAAGTGGCAAGCGACGGGTTCAGCAACAAGAACATTCTAGGAAGAGGAGGGTTCGGGAAAGTCTACAAGGGCCGTTTAGCAGACGGAACTCTAGTTGCCGTCAAAAGACTAAAGGAAGAGCGAACTCCAGGAGGGGAGCTTCAGTTTCAAACAGAAGTAGAGATGATAAGCATGGCTGTTCATCGAAACCTCTTGAGATTAAGAGGTTTCTGCATGACACCAACAGAGAGATTGCTCGTCTATCCTTACATGGCCAATGGAAGCGTTGCTTCATGTCTCAGag AGAGGCCACCGTCACAGCCTCCACTAGATTGGCCAACGCGTAAGAGAATAGCGCTAGGCTCAGCTCGTGGTTTATCTTACTTACACGATCACTGCGACCCTAAGATCATCCACCGTGACGTTAAAGCAGCGAACATTCTACTGGACGAGGACTTCGAAGCTGTGGTTGGCGACTTCGGGCTAGCGAAGCTGATGGACTACAAAGACACTCACGTGACAACAGCGGTCCGTGGCACGATAGGTCACATAGCTCCAGAGTATCTCTCCACCGGAAAGTCCTCGGAGAAAACAGACGTGTTCGGTTACGGCATCATGCTTCTGGAGCTCATCACTGGACAAAGAGCCTTTGATCTCGCTAGGCTAGCTAACGACGATGACGTCATGTTGCTTGACTGG GTGAAAGGGTtgttgaaggagaagaagctagAGATGTTGGTGGATCCTGATCTTCAGACGAACTACGAGGAGAGGGAGCTGGAACAGGTGATACAAGTGGCGTTGCTTTGCACGCAAGGATCACCGATGGAGAGACCAAAGATGTCGGAGGTTGTGAGGATGCTGGAAGGAGATGGGCTTGCGGAGAGGTGGGACGAGTGGCAGAAGGTTGAGATATTGAGGGAAGATGTTGATTTGAGTCCTAATCTTCACTCTGATTGGATCGTTGATTCTACTTACAATTTGCACGCTGTTGAGTTGTCTGGTCCCAGGTAA